In a genomic window of Malassezia japonica chromosome 4, complete sequence:
- a CDS encoding uncharacterized protein (TransMembrane:1 (o51-72i); EggNog:ENOG503PM87; COG:S) — translation MSVFLAASRSSLRAARMPTSAMQIARRNVHIENTSETSLPFPQGRKHTTGLAVGVTTFFGLGFGLPLAVVYYQLNKQ, via the exons ATGTCCGTTTTCCTGGCTGCCTCGCGttcgtcgctgcgtgctgcgcgcatGCCCACCTCGGCTATGCAGATTGCGCGCCGTAATGTGCACATTGAGAACACCTCGGAGACT TCTCTTCCCTTCCCCCAGGGCCGCAAGCACACGACGGgcctcgccgtcggtgtGACCACCTTCTTCGGCCTCGGCTTCGGTCTCCCCCTCGCTGTTGTGTACTACCAGCT TAACAAGCAGTAA
- the RPF1 gene encoding Ribosome production factor 1 (EggNog:ENOG503NYGV; COG:A), whose product MRGRAAGEEDDAPKRRSGNVSHIGNKHKRQDVYREYRKEKRREKLQRRLKTAKEERTSAEGKQKKKERLAQNKTRTIENSRTYNPTVLNVPNTHEVPAWMKQEKAEAAQEAGAEDDDDDDDDEVDEDDEEEDDDDDDDKDSDDEQPEEVQEPEAAQEDLPDLVDPHQAKYDVDADPSAPPAILITTSLPSNSTSPHLASANARSHPAEAVRDFVKELLNVFPGAEYRPRAKAKGAGLGKISSWARSRRYDAVMVVGESNKKPCTLTLVQLPLGPTALFRLTSISMGKGIYGHARSTGHSPELILNNFTTALGHRVGHMLQHLFPKVPDLEGRQVVTAHNQRDYVFFRRHRYEFRSTEKAALQEIGPRFTLKLISMAAGLPKGAGAWNGRFVDDLETEAPPADEEDVEHAAPDDGIEFKWKPKMSASRRNFYL is encoded by the coding sequence ATGCGCGGACGTGCGGCGGgggaggaggacgacgcgccgaagcggcgcagcggcaatGTGTCGCACATTGGAAACAAGCACAAGCGGCAAGATGTGTACCGTGAGTACCGCAAGGAGAAGCGCCGCGAAAAATTGCAGCGGCGTCTCAAGAccgccaaggaggagcgGACCTCGGCGGAGGGCAAGCAAAAGAAGAaggagcgcctggcgcagaACAAGACGCGCACCATTGAAAACTCGCGCACATACAATCCGACGGTGCTGAATGTGCCGAACACGCACGAGGTGCCGGCGTGGATGAAGCAGGAAAAGGcagaggcggcgcaggaggcTGGGgcggaggacgacgacgacgacgacgacgacgaggttGACGAAGACGATGAagaagaggacgacgacgacgacgacgacaaAGACAGCGACGATGAGCAGCCCGAGGAAGTCCAGGAACCCGAAGCGGCGCAAGAAGACCTGCCGGACCTGGTCGATCCCCACCAAGCCAAGtacgacgtcgacgcggatcccagcgcaccgcctgcgATCCTTATCACGACGTCGCTCCCGTCCAACTCTACATcgccgcacctcgcgtCGGCCAACGCACGCAGCCACCCTGCCGAAGCCGTGCGCGACTTTGTCAAGGAGCTCCTCAACGTCTtccccggcgccgagtaCCGCCCCCGTGCCAAGGCCAAAGGCGCGGGCCTCGGCAAGATTAGTTCCTGGGCGCGTTCGCGCCGTTACGATGCCGTGatggtcgtcggcgagtcgAACAAGAAGCCGTGCACGCtcacgctcgtgcagctccCGCTGGGTCCCACGGCGCTCTTTCGCCTGACGTCCATCTCGATGGGCAAAGGGATCTATGGCCATGCGCGGTCGACGGGCCACAGCCCCGAACTGATCCTGAACAACTTTacgacggcgctcggccaccgCGTCGGCCACATGCTGCAGCACCTCTTCCCCAAGGTCCCCGACCTCGAAGGACGCCAGGTGGTCACGGCGCACAACCAGCGCGACTATGTCTTTTTCCGGCGGCACCGCTACGAGTTCCGCTCCACGGaaaaggcggcgctgcaggagaTCGGCCCCCGCTTTACGCTCAAGCTCATCTCGATGGCCGCCGGCCTGCCCAagggcgccggcgcgtggaACGGCCGCTTtgtcgacgacctcgagaccgaggcgccgcccgccgacgaggaggacgtcgagcacgcggcgcccgacgaCGGCATCGAGTTCAAGTGGAAGCCCAAGatgagcgcgtcgcgccgcaacTTTTACCTGTAG
- the NUP84 gene encoding Nucleoporin nup84 (EggNog:ENOG503P0IF; COG:U; COG:Y), translating into MAEPVSSFEAFADAYRAAKSLDLAEQLDPESGTALVFADICAERARLDEDGVVAPLEDVNVDEWKTEEHTWTLIQLLFSERYIEGRPSLRADAAHVYETPLATVQRILEADTELTELKIVREWLQELLPVQHTIEVRKGYLPFTKNALRSSKRTQLPSNLSGRRGNERLVQHLDPDASVRGPGSLDVEDVNYEKALVRSLFEYVRAGELDKALHLCSQTSQPWRAASLRGALFYHNPQLAEPTGDEALGDRMRSVWRRVAEKAATSHALDPYERALYGALCGQLSSVLAVSETWEEQLWGYINARFEQRLQRELVEATPAQWNADGASHTSSTLPEASAEASESLESIFEQLVQSKSPGLQHAAMDPYHITQRAVITNQIPDLIARVNARLPELEALRPEEFARLVRFFAHLVLYCHMVHIPLPVALRAPILNAYVGVLQRAEQSSELVALYASSLETEDAHVVYAEFLCGMETDAPLEERRRALLQAQPHNLDPAIVARCTVDMIFTSLLPAVAEGGATSDWDASLSPNERRLILAVDWLTFFEATYADAILQANRLMRVFMVSGRLHAAHSLLQRLPHELFAQLDTADVPEDQVLELDHWRSYFDVLNKNVAVRGLWSDYCQTDSRAEQHQGLAALAEAVDAARFANLELLELGWLRIALEPVSEEDALRLDELLMIRRRYIPEIVLSLHLMLVDTSQALPENLAHALALPNLVADERLRLYAEFSAAEPLADGSRNLLRAYLEHVRNAALLAMDRRQDVLGCDKGVLV; encoded by the exons ATGGCGGAGCCCGTGTCGAGTTTCGAGGCGTTTGCGGACGCGTACCGCGCCGCGAAAAGCCTCGATCTTGCAGAGCAGCTTGACCCTGAGTCGGGAACCGCACTTGTGTTTGCGGATATCTGCGCCGAACGTGCGCGGCTCGACGAAGACGGCGTCGTAGCGCCGTTGGAAGACGTCAACGTGGACGAATGGAAGACGGAGGAACATACCTGGACGCTGATCCAGCTCCTGTTTTC TGAACGATATATCGAAGGCCGCCCAAGCCTGCGCGCAGATGCCGCGCACGTATACGAGACACCTCTTGCGACCGTGCAGCGTATTTTGGAGGCCGATACCGAGCTGACCGAGCTCAAGATTGTGCGTGAATGGCTCCAGGAGCTTCTTCCTGTGCAGCACACCAtcgaggtgcgcaaagGGTACCTCCCCTTTACGAAgaatgcgctgcgctcgtcgaagcgcacgcagcttcCGTCGAACCTTtccggccgccgcggcaacGAGCGCCTGGTGCAGCACCTGGACCCCGATGCGTCTGTGCGTGGCCCTGGATCACTTGACGTGGAAGACGTGAACTACGAAAAAGCGCTCGTTCGCTCCCTCTTTGAATACGTGCGTGCCGGCGAGCTGGACAAGGCGCTGCATCTCTGCTCGCAAACGAGCCAGCCGTGGCGTGCAGCATCGCTGCGTGGTGCGCTCTTTTACCACAACCCCCAGCTTGCGGAGCcgaccggcgacgaggcactCGGCGACCGCATGCGCAGTGtctggcggcgcgtcgccgaaaaagccgcgacgagccaTGCGTTGGACCCgtacgagcgtgcgctgtaTGGCGCGCTCTGTGGCCAGCTCTCGTCTGTGCTTGCAGTGAGCGAGACGTGGGAGGAGCAGCTGTGGGGCTACATTAATGCGCGCtttgagcagcgcctgcagcgcgagctggtcgaggcgacgccggcgcagtGGAACGCGGACGGTGCATCCCATacctcgagcacgctgcCCGAGGCGTCCGCGGAGGCCTCCGAGAGTCTCGAGTCGATctttgagcagctcgtgcagtCCAAGAGCCCCGGTCTGCAGCATGCGGCGATGGACCCCTACCATATCACGCAGCGGGCGGTGATTACGAACCAGATTCCCGACCTGATTGCGCGCGTGAATGCGCGTCtccccgagctcgaggcgctgcgccccgaGGAGTTTGCGCGTCTCGTGCGCTTctttgcgcacctcgtcctctACTGCCATATGGTGCATATCCCGCTCCCTGtcgcgctccgtgcgcCGATTCTCAACGCAtacgtcggcgtgctgcagcgcgccgagcagagTAGCGAGCTGGTCGCCTTGTACGCGAGCAGTCTTGAAACAGAagacgcgcacgtcgtATATGCCGAGTTCCTCTGTGGCATGGAgaccgatgcgccgctcgaggagcgccgccgggcgctgctccaggcgcagcCGCACAATCTGGACCCTGCAATTGtggcgcggtgcacggTGGACATGATCTTTACGTCGCTCCTGCCCGCGGTGGCCGAAGGCGGTGCGACGAGCGACTGGGacgcctcgctctcgccgaacgagcggcgcctgaTTCTGGCGGTCGACTGGCTGACGTTCTTTGAGGCTACGTACGCGGACGCCATCCTCCAGGCGAACCGCCTGATGCGCGTCTTTATGGTGTCTGGGCGCCtgcatgcggcgcacagcctcttgcagcgcctgccccacgagctctttgcgcagctcgacacggCCGACGTGCCCGAGGACCAagtgctcgagctcgaccacTGGCGCAGCTACTTTGACGTGCTCAACAAGAACGTCGCGGTGCGTGGCCTCTGGAGCGACTACTGCCAGACGGACTCGCGCGCGGAGCAGCACCAaggcctcgcggcgcttgccgaaGCGGtggatgcggcgcgctttgccaacctcgagctgctggagctcggctggctgcgcatcgccttggAGCCCGTCTCGGAggaggacgcgctgcgcctcgacgagctgctcatgATCCGGCGGCGCTACATCCCCGAGATTGTGCTCAGCCTGCACCTGATGCTGGTGGATACGAGccaggcgctgcccgagaacctcgcgcacgcgctggcgctgccgAACCTGGTCGCAGACGAGCGCTTGCGCCTCTATGCCGAGTTCTCTGCGGCCGAGCCCCTCGCGGACGGCTCGCGCAACCTGCTGCGGGCGTACCTGGAGCACGTCCGgaacgccgcgctgcttgcTATGGACCGTCGCCAGGACGTGCTGGGGTGTGACAAAGGCGTGCTTGTCTAG